In Drosophila innubila isolate TH190305 chromosome 2R unlocalized genomic scaffold, UK_Dinn_1.0 1_C_2R, whole genome shotgun sequence, the following are encoded in one genomic region:
- the LOC117783072 gene encoding kinesin heavy chain: MSAEREIPAEDSIKVVCRFRPLNDSEERAGSKFVVKFPNNVEENCISIAGKVYLFDKVFKPNASQEKVYNEAAKSIVTDVLAGYNGTIFAYGQTSSGKTHTMEGVIGDSVKQGIIPRIVNDIFNHIYAMEENLEFHIKVSYYEIYMDKIRDLLDVSKINLSVHEDKNRVPYVKGATERFVSSPEDVFEVIEEGKSNRHIAVTNMNEHSSRSHSVFLINVKQENLENQKKLSGKLYLVDLAGSEKVSKTGAEGTVLDEAKNINKSLSALGNVISALADGNKTHIPYRDSKLTRILQESLGGNARTTIVICCSPASFNESETKSTLDFGRRAKTVKNVVCVNEELTAEEWKRRYEKEKEKNGRLKGKVEKLELELARWRAGETVKAEEQINMEDPMEASTPNLEVDAAAQAAVAAQAAAAQRTAIANMSASVAADERARLASECERLYQQLDDKDEEINQQSQFAEQMKEQVMEQEELIANARREYEALQSEMARIQQENESAKEEVKEVLQALEELAVNYDQKSQEIDNKNKDIDALNEELQQNKTQFNSTSTELQQLKDMSTHQKKRITEMLTNLLRDLGEVGQAIAPGDSAIDLKMSALAGTDAAKVEEDFTMARLYISKMKTEAKNIAQRCANMETQQVDSNKKISEYEKDLGEYRLLISQHEARMKSLQESMREAENKKRNLEEQIDSLREECAKLKAAEHVSAVNAEEKQRAEELRSMFDSQMDELREAHTKQVSELRDEIVAKQHEMNEMKDVHQKLLLAHQQMTVDYEKLKQEEADKSNKLQDIILTNERREQARKDLKGLEDTVAKELQTLHNLRKLFVQDLQQRIRKNVVNEESEEDGGSLAQKQKISFLENNLDQLTKVHKQLVRDNADLRCELPKLEKRLRTTMERVKALETALKEAKEGAMRDRKRYQYEVDRIKEAVRQKHLGRRGPQAQIAKPIRAGQGAIAIRGGGGAAGGATMAQVSAVNS, translated from the exons ATGTCGGCGGAACGTGAAATACCCGCTGAGGACAGCATCAAAGTCGTCTGTCGTTTTCGGCCGCTCAACGACAGTGAGGAGAGGGCCGGCTCAAAGTTTGTTGTCAAGTTTCCAAACAATGTGGAGGAGAATTGCATATCCATAGCg GGCAAGGTCTATCTGTTTGACAAAGTCTTCAAGCCGAATGCATCGCAGGAGAAGGTGTACAATGAGGCCGCCAAGTCCATTGTCACGGATGTCCTGGCTGGCTACAATGGAACGATATTCGCCTATGGTCAGACATCCTCCGGCAAGACGCACACAATGGAGGGCGTCATTGGTGACTCGGTGAAGCAGGGTATCATTCCGCGTATTGTCAACGACATTTTCAATCACATTTATGCGATGGAGGAGAATCTCGAGTTTCACATCAAGGTCTCATACTATGAAATCTATATGGATAAGATTCGAGATTTACTGGACGTGTCCAAAATCAATTTGAGCGTGCACGAGGATAAGAATCGAGTCCCCTATGTGAAAGGTGCAACGGAACGTTTCGTCTCCTCGCCCGAGGATGTCTTTGAGGTGATCGAAGAGGGCAAATCCAATCGTCACATTGCGGTGACAA ACATGAACGAGCACTCATCGCGTTCGCATTCGGTGTTCCTCATTAATGTGAAGCAGGAGAATCTGGAGAATCAAAAGAAACTGTCCGGTAAACTGTATTTGGTTGATTTGGCCGGTTCCGAGAAGGTGTCCAAAACAGGTGCGGAGGGCACAGTGCTGGATGAGGCGAAGAACATTAACAAGTCGCTGTCGGCGCTGGGCAATGTGATTTCGGCGCTGGCGGATGGCAACAAGACGCACATACCGTATCGTGACTCGAAGCTGACGCGTATCCTGCAGGAGTCGCTCGGTGGCAATGCACGCACAACGATTGTCATTTGCTGCTCACCGGCCAGCTTCAATGAGTCGGAGACGAAGTCAACGCTGGACTTTGGACGGCGCGCCAAGACGGTGAAGAATGTGGTGTGTGTGAACGAGGAGCTTACCGCCGAGGAGTGGAAACGTCGCTACgaaaaggagaaggagaagaatgGTCGACTCAAGGGCAAGGTGGagaagctggagctggagctggcaCGTTGGCGTGCAGGCGAAACGGTCAAGGCGGAGGAGCAAATCAACATGGAAGATCCCATGGAGGCCAGCACGCCCAATTTGGAAGTGGATGCGGCCGCCCAAGCCGCTGTTGCCGCCCAAGCTGCGGCTGCTCAGCGTACGGCGATTGCCAACATGTCCGCCTCGGTGGCAGCCGATGAGCGTGCACGCCTGGCCTCAGAATGCGAGCGTCTCTACCAGCAGCTGGACGACAAGGATGAGGAAATCAATCAGCAGAGCCAGTTTGCGGAGCAGATGAAGGAACAGGTCATGGAACAGGAGGAGTTGATTGCTAACGCACGTCGTGAATACGAGGCATTGCAATCCGAGATGGCACGCATCCAGCAGGAGAACGAGTCGGCCAAGGAGGAGGTCAAGGAAGTGCTGCAGGCTCTCGAGGAACTTGCCGTCAACTACGATCAGAAGTCGCAGGAGATtgacaacaagaacaaggaCATCGATGCACTGAACGAAGAGCTGCAACAGAACAAAACGCAGTTCAATTCCACCTCGACAGAGCTGCAGCAGCTCAAGGATATGTCCACGCACCAAAAGAAACGCATCACCGAAATGCTAACCAATCTGCTGCGTGATCTGGGTGAAGTTGGCCAGGCTATAGCGCCCGGCGATTCCGCAATCGATCTCAAGATGAGTGCCTTGGCGGGCACCGATGCGGCCAAAGTGGAGGAGGACTTCACCATGGCACGCCTCTACATCAGCAAGATGAAAACGGAGGCAAAGAACATTGCGCAACGTTGCGCCAACATGGAGACACAGCAGGTGGACTCGAACAAAAAGATCTCGGAGTATGAAAAAGATCTGGGCGAGTATCGTCTACTGATATCGCAGCACGAGGCACGCATGAAGTCTCTGCAGGAGTCGATGCGTGAGGCTGAGAATAAGAAGCGCAATCTGGAGGAACAGATTGATTCGTTGCGCGAGGAATGCGCTAAGCTTAAAGCCGCCGAGCATGTGTCCGCCGTGAATGCCGAGGAGAAGCAACGTGCCGAGGAGTTGCGCTCCATGTTTGACTCGCAAATGGATGAACTGCGCGAGGCACACACCAAACAGGTCTCTGAACTGCGCGATGAGATTGTCGCCAAGCAGCACGAGATGAACGAAATGAAGGATGTCCATCAGAAGCTATTGTTGGCGCACCAGCAGATGACCGTTGACTACGAAAAGCTGAAGCAAGAGGAGGCTGACAAATCGAACAAACTACAGGACATTATACTGACCAACGAGAGACGCGAACAGGCACGCAAGGATCTCAAGGGTCTCGAGGATACGGTCGCCAAGGAGCTACAAACGCTGCACAATCTGCGCAAACTCTTCGTGCAGGATCTGCAG CAACGCATTCGGAAGAACGTGGTGAACGAGGAGAGCGAGGAGGATGGCGGTTCGTTGGCGCAAAAGCAAAAGATCTCCTTCCTGGAGAACAATCTCGATCAGCTGACCAAGGTGCACAAGCAACTGGTGCGCGACAACGCCGACCTGCGCTGTGAGCTGCCCAAGCTGGAGAAGCGATTGCGCACAACCATGGAGCGCGTCAAGGCGCTGGAGACGGCGCTGAAGGAGGCAAAGGAGGGCGCAATGCGGGATCGCAAGCGCTATCAGTACGAGGTGGATCGCATTAAGGAGGCGGTGCGACAGAAGCATCTGGGACGACGTGGACCCCAGGCACAAATTGCCAAGCCCATACGGGCTGGACAGGGCGCTATTGCAATACGCGGTGGTGGCGGAGCCGCCGGTGGTGCTACAATGGCTCAGGTCAGCGCTGTTAACTCCTAA